In Penaeus chinensis breed Huanghai No. 1 chromosome 19, ASM1920278v2, whole genome shotgun sequence, a single genomic region encodes these proteins:
- the LOC125035317 gene encoding uncharacterized protein LOC125035317 yields MKVLLLVFALVAAVSAQTEPWCRCAAFVTYEFNEMMVYEAPQIIIDSCQDDAGQCRDACATELNTLSNNGDLWLMQENGVTVGQSICSSLADHHLNWIANHRVYGYFEVCGGPWEYAEFASQQLLCCDAGVHDHCIVRK; encoded by the exons ATGAAGGTCCTCCTGCTCGTCTTCGCCCTCGTCGCCGCCGTCAG CGCCCAGACGGAGCCCTGGTGCCGCTGCGCCGCCTTCGTCACCTACGAGTTCAATGAGATGATGGTATACGAAGCACCGCAGATCATCATCGACTCCTGCCAAGACGACGCCGGACAGTGCAGGGACGCATGCGCCACCGAG CTGAACACCCTTAGCAACAACGGCGACCTGTGGCTGATGCAGGAGAACGGCGTCACCGTCGGCCAGTCCATATGCTCGTCCCTCGCCGATCATCACCTCAACTGGATCGCCAACCATAGG GTGTACGGCTACTTCGAGGTATGCGGCGGCCCCTGGGAGTACGCGGAATTCGCGTCGCAGCAGCTGTTGTGTTGCGACGCAGGCGTTCACGATCACTGCATCGTCAGGAAGTAA